One segment of Acidianus sp. HS-5 DNA contains the following:
- a CDS encoding alanine--glyoxylate aminotransferase family protein has translation MILIPGPVNVPQSVSFATTRVVNHRSDEFREVVKSLEEKMRNHFNSNRVALLTGSGTLAVESMVFSLLKRGEKVIVFTYGEFSNRLLDSINRRGCIAKVYSKPAGEGFSLEEVKVALEENKDADAVALVHNETSTGIAFRNLGEVSKAVKGSGKKFLVDSVSGFAAYEIDVNNWRVDAVATGSQKALASVPGMGFVALSEEGINDLHDDDLPNYLNLKLALKFQDKYETPFTPSTGAFFASLRAAELLEMEGLKNRIRRHEACSSYLRSVLSKINFSLFGNESNFSNTVVAGVAPIPSKSLRDELKKRGIEISGGMGELKDKIIRIGILGVVDDRAISRLLIALSDVLKQDIEVKPPEDCKLPDFLMQEVIW, from the coding sequence TTGATTTTAATACCTGGTCCAGTTAATGTACCTCAAAGCGTTTCTTTTGCAACGACCAGAGTTGTTAATCATAGATCCGATGAATTTAGAGAAGTAGTGAAGTCATTAGAAGAGAAAATGAGAAATCATTTTAACTCTAACAGGGTTGCATTGCTTACTGGTTCTGGTACGTTAGCTGTAGAATCAATGGTTTTCTCACTCCTAAAGAGAGGAGAAAAAGTAATAGTGTTCACTTACGGAGAGTTCAGTAATAGATTATTGGATTCCATAAATAGGAGAGGCTGTATAGCAAAGGTTTACTCGAAGCCTGCAGGAGAAGGATTTTCTTTAGAAGAAGTAAAAGTAGCCTTAGAGGAAAATAAAGATGCAGATGCTGTAGCTTTAGTTCATAATGAAACAAGTACTGGGATAGCGTTTAGAAATCTAGGGGAAGTAAGTAAGGCAGTTAAAGGTTCTGGTAAGAAGTTTTTAGTTGATTCAGTTTCTGGATTCGCTGCGTACGAAATTGATGTTAATAATTGGCGTGTTGATGCAGTAGCTACTGGTAGTCAAAAAGCATTAGCCTCAGTACCGGGAATGGGGTTCGTAGCATTATCAGAGGAAGGAATAAATGACCTTCATGATGACGATCTTCCAAATTATCTTAATTTAAAATTGGCGTTAAAATTCCAAGATAAGTATGAAACTCCGTTTACACCTTCAACAGGGGCATTCTTTGCCTCATTAAGGGCAGCAGAGCTTTTAGAGATGGAAGGGCTTAAAAATAGGATAAGGAGACATGAAGCTTGTAGCAGTTATTTAAGATCTGTACTATCTAAGATCAATTTCTCGCTGTTCGGTAACGAGAGTAATTTCTCTAATACTGTAGTAGCGGGAGTTGCTCCTATTCCTTCCAAGTCTCTTAGGGACGAGTTGAAAAAACGTGGAATAGAAATAAGCGGTGGTATGGGAGAATTAAAGGATAAGATAATTAGGATAGGAATACTTGGAGTAGTAGACGATAGAGCAATATCCAGATTGCTTATAGCGCTTTCTGATGTGTTAAAGCAAGATATTGAAGTTAAACCGCCAGAAGATTGTAAACTTCCTGACTTCTTGATGCAAGAAGTTATATGGTAA
- a CDS encoding valine--tRNA ligase, with product MEEWPKHYNPAEIESKWENLWLSKEYWEKVFRFDDNSNKPIFYIDTPPPFTSGELHMGHAYWVTIADTIARFKRIQGYNVLIPQGWDTQGLPTELKVQYKLGVPKENRELFLQKCIEWTNEMINRMKTAMTRLGYRPDWEDFEYKTYSSEYRKTIQKSLLDMHKMGIVKIKEGPVYWCPKCETAVAQSEVGYLEKEGVLVYIGFPLKDGGEIVIATTRPELLAATQAVVVNPTDERYKNLIGKTAIVPVFNKEIKIIADEAVEKDFGTGAVMVSTYGDPQDIKWKLKYNLPSTEIIDNRGRIKGTGIIDGLTVAQAKQKMIEILKEKGYVRKIEKIKHNVLSHTERSDCLSPIEFLTKKQIYIDVLKFKDKLLEEYKKMQFKPSRMSYYLEEWIKSLEWDWNISRQRIYGTPLPFWYCDNNHLIPAREEDLPVDPTKAKPPYDKCPYCGLPLKPITDVADVWIDSSVTVLYLSGFYTNKERFAKAFPASLRLQGTDIIRTWLFYTFFRTLMLTGNVPFKQVLVNGQVLGPDGSRMSKSKGNVVSPLERVNEFGADAIRMTLLDASIGEDFPFKWDNVRGKKLLLQKLWNASRLSYPFIHEKDISKPRELHILDKWILIKHKKFVKKVIDAYNSYDFYVIIDEFYNYFWETVADEYLELIKYRLFNEDQSALYTLRRIMKDIIILLHPIVPHITEEIYSRLFGDKISVLLEELPNIEDIEEDDGAEKIGDYVKKFNSMVRTSKIKNKMSIVTPVNVKLYANNDMIESIKRVENDVKITLKINTVEYIPSDKEDVIIEKV from the coding sequence ATGGAAGAATGGCCAAAGCATTACAACCCCGCAGAAATTGAATCTAAATGGGAAAATCTTTGGTTAAGTAAAGAATATTGGGAAAAAGTATTTCGTTTTGATGATAACAGTAATAAACCCATTTTTTACATAGATACACCTCCACCATTTACTAGTGGAGAACTTCACATGGGACACGCATATTGGGTAACTATCGCTGACACTATTGCCAGGTTTAAGAGAATTCAAGGGTATAACGTTCTAATCCCACAAGGATGGGATACTCAAGGTTTACCTACGGAATTAAAAGTCCAGTATAAGCTAGGTGTACCTAAGGAAAATAGAGAATTATTCTTGCAAAAGTGCATAGAATGGACCAACGAAATGATAAATAGAATGAAAACCGCAATGACGAGACTGGGTTACAGACCTGATTGGGAAGATTTTGAATATAAAACATATTCATCAGAATATAGGAAAACAATACAGAAAAGTTTACTCGATATGCATAAAATGGGAATAGTAAAAATTAAAGAAGGACCCGTATATTGGTGCCCGAAATGCGAGACTGCAGTGGCGCAGAGCGAAGTAGGTTATCTAGAAAAAGAAGGTGTTCTAGTGTATATAGGTTTCCCGCTAAAAGATGGAGGAGAAATAGTAATAGCTACTACTAGACCTGAACTACTTGCAGCTACTCAAGCAGTAGTAGTAAACCCTACAGATGAAAGGTACAAGAATCTTATAGGAAAAACAGCAATAGTTCCGGTTTTTAATAAAGAAATTAAAATTATAGCTGATGAGGCAGTAGAGAAGGACTTCGGCACTGGGGCAGTAATGGTTAGTACTTACGGAGATCCACAAGATATAAAATGGAAGCTTAAGTATAACTTACCTTCCACCGAAATTATAGATAATAGGGGAAGAATAAAAGGGACCGGAATTATTGATGGACTTACAGTAGCACAAGCTAAACAAAAAATGATTGAAATATTAAAGGAAAAAGGATACGTAAGAAAAATAGAAAAAATTAAACATAACGTGTTATCTCACACTGAGAGAAGTGATTGTTTATCTCCTATAGAATTTTTAACTAAAAAACAAATTTATATAGATGTACTGAAATTTAAGGATAAATTACTAGAAGAATATAAAAAAATGCAATTCAAGCCATCTAGAATGTCTTACTATTTAGAAGAATGGATAAAGAGTTTAGAATGGGATTGGAACATAAGTAGGCAAAGGATTTACGGAACTCCGTTACCTTTCTGGTACTGTGATAACAACCATTTAATTCCCGCCAGAGAAGAAGATTTGCCAGTAGATCCAACAAAGGCTAAACCTCCTTATGATAAATGCCCTTACTGTGGATTACCTCTAAAGCCCATAACTGATGTTGCGGACGTTTGGATAGATTCTAGTGTCACTGTATTGTACTTGTCAGGATTCTACACTAATAAGGAGAGGTTTGCTAAGGCGTTTCCTGCATCACTAAGGCTTCAAGGAACTGACATAATTAGAACATGGTTATTCTACACTTTCTTCAGGACATTAATGCTTACAGGAAACGTGCCATTCAAACAAGTTCTAGTAAATGGCCAAGTTCTAGGGCCAGACGGAAGCAGAATGAGCAAAAGTAAAGGCAACGTCGTATCCCCTTTAGAGAGAGTAAATGAGTTTGGTGCAGACGCGATAAGAATGACTTTATTAGATGCTTCAATAGGAGAGGACTTTCCATTTAAGTGGGATAACGTAAGAGGTAAGAAGCTCTTATTACAAAAATTATGGAATGCCAGTAGGCTTTCTTATCCATTTATTCACGAGAAAGATATCAGTAAACCTAGAGAACTTCACATTTTAGATAAATGGATATTAATAAAGCATAAGAAATTTGTTAAAAAAGTAATTGATGCATACAATTCTTATGACTTTTATGTAATAATTGATGAATTTTACAATTACTTCTGGGAAACTGTAGCAGATGAGTACTTGGAACTTATTAAGTATAGATTATTTAACGAGGATCAATCTGCGCTGTACACTTTAAGGAGAATAATGAAGGATATAATAATACTCCTCCACCCAATAGTACCACATATAACAGAAGAAATATACTCAAGGTTATTTGGAGATAAGATAAGCGTCTTATTAGAAGAATTACCTAACATTGAGGATATAGAGGAGGATGATGGAGCAGAAAAAATAGGAGATTATGTAAAGAAGTTTAATTCAATGGTAAGAACTTCAAAAATTAAAAATAAAATGTCTATAGTAACTCCAGTAAATGTAAAGCTTTATGCAAATAACGATATGATAGAAAGTATAAAGAGAGTGGAGAATGACGTAAAAATAACACTAAAGATTAATACAGTAGAATACATCCCATCGGACAAAGAAGATGTAATAATAGAAAAAGTATAA
- a CDS encoding NAD(P)-dependent oxidoreductase, which translates to MEQTTIQSNSLNKENLNILITDPVADVMLNTLKEKGFHVDYQPEISKEELLKIIENYDIIVVRSRTKVTRDVIERGKRLKIIARAGIGLDNIDTDAAQEREIKIVYAPGASTDSAVELTIGLMVAGARKMYTSMTLAKSGIFKKIEGLELAGKTIGIIGFGRIGTKLGIIAKAMGMKVLAYDVVDIKDRAVQLGITPVTLEELLKQSDVISLHVTVSKNAKPILDEKAFEMMKDNVIIVNTSRAAAIDGQVLLKYINNGKVYAYAADVLWHEQPKEEWEFELLKHERVTITTHIGAQTKEAQYRVAVTTTENLLDAIKELGVKI; encoded by the coding sequence ATGGAGCAAACTACTATACAATCTAATTCTCTCAATAAAGAAAATCTAAATATCTTAATAACCGACCCAGTAGCTGACGTAATGTTAAACACGCTAAAAGAAAAGGGATTCCATGTAGACTATCAACCAGAGATTTCTAAAGAAGAGTTACTAAAGATAATAGAGAATTATGATATAATAGTAGTAAGAAGTAGAACAAAAGTAACTAGAGATGTTATAGAAAGAGGAAAAAGGCTCAAAATAATTGCTAGAGCAGGAATAGGATTAGATAACATTGATACTGATGCCGCTCAAGAAAGAGAAATAAAGATAGTTTATGCTCCTGGTGCATCTACAGATTCTGCAGTAGAATTAACAATAGGACTTATGGTAGCAGGAGCTAGGAAAATGTACACGTCGATGACATTAGCTAAGAGTGGTATATTCAAGAAAATAGAAGGCTTAGAGCTTGCAGGAAAAACAATAGGAATAATAGGATTCGGAAGGATAGGCACTAAACTTGGAATAATTGCAAAGGCAATGGGAATGAAAGTATTAGCTTATGATGTAGTAGACATAAAGGATAGGGCAGTACAATTAGGAATAACTCCAGTAACGTTAGAGGAATTGTTAAAACAATCTGACGTTATTTCTTTACATGTAACTGTAAGTAAGAACGCTAAGCCAATCTTAGATGAGAAGGCATTCGAAATGATGAAGGATAATGTAATTATAGTAAATACTAGCAGAGCAGCAGCTATTGATGGGCAAGTCTTGCTAAAGTACATAAATAACGGTAAAGTTTATGCATATGCGGCAGATGTCTTATGGCATGAGCAGCCTAAAGAAGAGTGGGAATTCGAGCTGTTGAAGCATGAGAGAGTTACAATAACTACTCATATTGGTGCGCAAACAAAAGAGGCACAATATAGAGTAGCAGTAACCACTACCGAGAACTTACTTGATGCTATAAAGGAACTAGGTGTTAAGATTTGA
- a CDS encoding N-glycosylase/DNA lyase — MLRSLVRNAKLRARVLERAEEFKLNNKSGENVWFRELVLCILTSNSSFIGAYVALNNLYDKLFTIDKEKDISKILKSSGYRFYNLKAKYLLNARKYYGNLKKWIYPIANKDEYEARDELLQIEGIGMKEASHFLRNVGYFNLAILDRHILKFLSYYFPYNKRSLSKNDYIYIESVLRSVSISLNLPPGLLDLFIWYKETNKLVK, encoded by the coding sequence ATGCTAAGAAGTCTAGTAAGAAACGCAAAGTTAAGAGCAAGAGTGCTAGAAAGGGCTGAGGAATTTAAGCTTAATAATAAATCTGGAGAAAATGTTTGGTTTAGAGAGTTAGTGCTTTGCATTTTAACTTCTAACTCTTCTTTCATTGGTGCATATGTAGCACTGAATAATTTATACGACAAATTGTTTACTATAGATAAGGAAAAAGATATATCTAAAATTCTTAAGAGTTCTGGATATAGATTCTATAATTTGAAGGCAAAATATTTACTCAATGCAAGGAAATATTATGGTAACCTGAAAAAATGGATTTATCCTATAGCAAATAAAGACGAATATGAAGCTAGAGATGAACTCCTTCAGATTGAAGGAATAGGGATGAAAGAAGCAAGTCATTTCCTGAGAAACGTTGGATATTTCAATTTAGCAATATTAGATAGGCATATACTAAAATTTCTATCTTATTATTTTCCTTACAATAAAAGATCTTTATCAAAAAATGATTACATTTATATAGAGTCAGTTTTGAGAAGTGTATCTATTTCTTTAAATTTACCACCAGGTTTGCTTGATTTGTTTATATGGTATAAGGAGACTAATAAGTTAGTAAAATAA
- the trpC gene encoding indole-3-glycerol phosphate synthase TrpC yields MVRFLTGWLRDVVNNAYKRPYVEKVRDRPIFPLINAIRKAKEENMNPIIAEYKRASPSGFSADRNPIEYVKEMESSGAVGISVLTEDKFFSGSYDYLFTISHAVKIPILMKDFIVTEKQIDNAYNLGADSILLIVRILTERELESLILYARSYKLEPLVEIFDESELDIALNAGAKIIGVNSRDLFTFNIDQERVKRVLQKIPASIVKVAESGINSREQIDDLKKYGADAFLIGSFLMKEPSKIKELI; encoded by the coding sequence ATGGTTAGATTTCTAACAGGTTGGTTAAGGGACGTAGTTAATAATGCTTATAAAAGGCCTTATGTTGAGAAAGTTAGAGATAGACCTATTTTTCCATTAATTAATGCAATAAGGAAAGCTAAGGAAGAAAATATGAATCCTATTATAGCGGAATATAAAAGGGCTTCTCCTTCTGGATTTTCGGCTGATAGGAATCCTATAGAATATGTAAAGGAGATGGAGAGTTCTGGAGCAGTAGGAATTAGTGTATTAACTGAGGATAAATTTTTTTCTGGATCATATGATTATTTATTCACAATATCTCACGCTGTAAAAATTCCGATTTTAATGAAAGATTTTATAGTTACTGAAAAGCAGATAGATAATGCTTATAATTTAGGAGCAGATAGTATTTTACTTATAGTTAGAATTTTAACTGAGAGAGAACTGGAAAGTTTAATATTATACGCAAGGTCTTACAAGCTAGAGCCCTTAGTTGAGATTTTTGATGAAAGTGAACTAGATATAGCGTTAAACGCTGGAGCAAAAATTATTGGAGTTAATTCTAGGGATTTATTTACTTTCAATATTGATCAAGAGAGAGTTAAGAGAGTTTTACAGAAGATTCCAGCAAGCATTGTAAAAGTAGCAGAGAGCGGAATAAACTCCAGAGAACAGATAGACGACTTAAAAAAATACGGTGCTGATGCTTTTCTAATAGGAAGTTTCTTAATGAAAGAACCGAGTAAAATTAAAGAGCTAATCTAA
- a CDS encoding DNA-directed RNA polymerase subunit K, with protein sequence MSELDIVNRLNDAYIESWKKRLTIYEIARIISARALQLAMGAVPLIDISEFKLEQLNSISIAEEELKRGVLPVTIRRRFPNGKVELISVKEVLGG encoded by the coding sequence ATGTCTGAATTAGATATTGTTAACAGGTTGAACGATGCTTATATCGAATCGTGGAAGAAGAGATTAACTATTTATGAAATTGCAAGAATAATTAGTGCCAGGGCTTTACAGCTTGCAATGGGGGCAGTACCTTTAATAGATATATCTGAATTTAAGCTCGAGCAATTAAATTCAATATCTATTGCAGAGGAAGAATTAAAGAGGGGAGTTTTACCTGTAACTATTAGAAGGAGGTTCCCTAATGGTAAAGTAGAGTTAATATCAGTAAAGGAAGTTTTAGGGGGTTAA
- a CDS encoding DNA topoisomerase I, whose translation MISCNPRNYTLIIAEKPKAARKIVDAFSSKFITCKSNSALYWIIPSKNLIIASAVGHLFNLTGPSGFPVYDVEWKPLWEIDKKSYYTRKYLLLLQKLCKYAKEYINACDYDIEGSVIGYMIIKNFGDLRKAKRMKFSSLTKEELIKSFNNLQPLDYNMVNAGVARHVVDWLWGINVSRALMRAVKDVSKKSVILSAGRVQSPTLIEVVKRHIDRETFVPLPYFKVELKIKLGNLVTTVFLDQEFYNIADARSVIVKIKKDKLIIDRNILSKDKIIRPPPFNLGDLQLEAGRLFRLSPYRTERIGEELYLDGVISYPRTNSQRIPATVNINEIVSGLSQRFEKLINELKFMTNGKFMVRQGSKDDPAHPAIYPTGAVPKKLGKQESEVYELIVRRFLASISRDAEVTKQRIILKFEKERFNLQLSFQKITYEGWLNIYPYHKFENEDILSVNEGNEVEIVSIKPRLLLTKPSTKFTRVSLLKWMEDAKIGTEATRGKIIETLFQRKYVGTQRSYIYPTKLGMIVSEVLEKYFNELTNVKMTADMEDKLNEIVYGEANKDEVIEEVKNKISKYFEKYNREIIGIELAKGLNLVSYKKCKLCDFESENNGLCKYHLTAKEKLDEAIKTWSDRTEFDTQTILKYIKGSKSTGKLISDILSI comes from the coding sequence ATTATATCCTGTAATCCAAGGAATTATACATTAATTATAGCTGAAAAACCTAAAGCGGCTAGGAAGATAGTAGATGCTTTTTCTTCAAAATTCATAACTTGTAAATCTAATTCCGCATTATATTGGATAATTCCTTCAAAAAATTTGATAATAGCGTCAGCTGTAGGTCATTTATTTAATTTAACTGGTCCTTCAGGATTTCCTGTATATGATGTTGAATGGAAACCATTATGGGAGATTGATAAGAAATCTTACTACACTAGAAAGTATTTGCTTCTACTCCAGAAACTATGCAAGTATGCTAAAGAATACATAAATGCTTGTGACTATGATATAGAAGGTTCAGTAATTGGATATATGATAATAAAAAATTTTGGAGATTTAAGGAAAGCTAAAAGAATGAAATTTTCTTCACTAACTAAAGAGGAGTTGATCAAATCCTTCAATAATTTACAGCCATTAGATTATAATATGGTGAATGCGGGGGTAGCCAGGCATGTTGTTGATTGGCTTTGGGGAATAAATGTTAGTAGAGCTTTAATGCGTGCAGTAAAAGACGTTTCAAAGAAGAGCGTGATATTGAGTGCTGGAAGAGTACAGAGTCCAACGTTAATAGAAGTTGTTAAAAGACATATCGATAGGGAAACCTTTGTTCCTTTACCTTATTTCAAAGTAGAACTGAAAATTAAGCTAGGAAATTTAGTAACTACAGTATTTTTAGACCAAGAGTTTTATAATATAGCAGACGCTAGATCGGTAATAGTAAAAATAAAGAAAGATAAATTAATAATTGATAGAAATATTTTAAGTAAGGATAAAATTATTAGACCACCTCCTTTCAATTTAGGAGACTTACAATTAGAAGCAGGAAGGTTATTCAGATTATCACCTTATAGAACTGAAAGGATAGGAGAAGAGCTCTATCTAGACGGAGTAATAAGTTATCCTAGAACTAACAGTCAAAGGATACCAGCAACAGTAAATATTAATGAGATTGTATCGGGATTATCTCAAAGATTTGAGAAATTAATAAATGAATTGAAATTCATGACTAACGGAAAGTTTATGGTCAGACAAGGTAGTAAAGATGATCCAGCTCATCCAGCTATTTACCCTACTGGAGCTGTTCCTAAAAAACTTGGCAAGCAGGAAAGTGAAGTTTACGAACTTATTGTGAGAAGATTCTTAGCGTCAATATCTAGAGATGCGGAAGTTACTAAGCAAAGGATTATTTTAAAATTTGAGAAAGAGAGATTCAACTTACAGTTAAGTTTTCAAAAAATAACTTATGAAGGATGGTTAAATATTTATCCTTACCATAAATTTGAAAATGAGGATATTCTTAGCGTTAATGAAGGCAATGAAGTAGAAATAGTATCAATTAAGCCAAGGCTTTTATTGACTAAACCTTCTACAAAATTTACTAGGGTTTCTTTACTTAAATGGATGGAAGATGCAAAAATAGGTACTGAGGCTACTAGAGGGAAAATTATAGAGACTTTATTTCAAAGAAAATATGTTGGTACGCAGAGAAGCTATATCTACCCAACAAAGCTAGGTATGATTGTTTCAGAAGTTCTTGAAAAATACTTTAATGAATTGACTAACGTTAAAATGACTGCAGATATGGAAGATAAGTTAAATGAAATCGTTTACGGTGAGGCTAATAAAGATGAAGTAATTGAAGAAGTTAAAAATAAAATTTCCAAATATTTTGAAAAATATAATAGAGAAATTATAGGAATAGAATTAGCAAAAGGATTGAATTTAGTTAGTTATAAGAAATGTAAACTATGTGATTTTGAATCAGAAAATAATGGGTTATGTAAGTATCATTTAACAGCTAAGGAAAAATTAGATGAAGCAATAAAAACCTGGAGTGATAGAACAGAGTTTGATACACAGACTATTCTAAAGTATATCAAGGGAAGTAAATCCACAGGAAAATTAATAAGCGATATATTATCTATTTAA
- a CDS encoding pyridoxal phosphate-dependent aminotransferase, producing MSFSQAIGNLTGESTLLYQDIARRVEKEKGIKTINFGIGQPDVVTFKRIRDEAKKALDDGYTAYTPAKGVDELRQRIADFLSLKYGDRVKKEEIIITPGAKTALFLSFLLYINPGDEVVLFDPAFYSYAEVVKLLGGKPVYVNINFDKEKGFYIDINDLTSKITQKTKMIVLNNPHNPTGMVFEPKQIMEIQEIAKEKKIVLLSDEIYDYFIYEGEMRSVLQDSDWRDYVIYINGFSKTFSMTGWRLGYVAARKEIIDKMGILAANIYTCPTSFAQKGALAAFDSFNEVTEMIKLFKRRRDIMFSELSKINGIEVYRSPGAFYMFPNMKRVVEKVGNSKELAIKLIEEAGVITIPGEVFPLNVGKDFLRFSFAIDEDKIKEGVRRIKDVIEKIVDEKS from the coding sequence ATGAGTTTTTCGCAAGCTATAGGTAATTTGACCGGAGAGTCTACTTTACTTTATCAAGATATAGCTAGAAGAGTTGAGAAGGAAAAAGGAATAAAAACTATTAACTTTGGAATAGGTCAACCTGATGTGGTAACTTTTAAGAGAATAAGGGATGAAGCAAAGAAAGCATTAGATGATGGTTATACAGCTTATACTCCAGCAAAAGGAGTAGACGAATTAAGGCAAAGAATTGCCGACTTCCTATCGCTAAAATATGGAGATAGAGTTAAGAAAGAAGAAATAATTATAACGCCAGGAGCTAAAACAGCTCTCTTCCTTTCATTTCTGCTCTATATAAATCCGGGAGATGAGGTAGTACTCTTTGATCCAGCATTTTATTCCTATGCTGAAGTAGTAAAATTACTTGGCGGTAAACCGGTTTATGTTAATATTAATTTTGATAAGGAAAAAGGATTTTATATAGATATTAATGATTTAACTTCTAAAATTACACAAAAGACAAAAATGATAGTATTAAATAATCCTCATAATCCTACTGGAATGGTTTTTGAGCCTAAACAGATAATGGAAATACAAGAAATTGCTAAAGAAAAGAAAATAGTGCTATTGTCAGATGAAATTTATGATTATTTTATCTATGAAGGAGAAATGAGGAGTGTTCTGCAAGACTCGGATTGGAGAGACTATGTTATTTATATTAACGGCTTTAGTAAAACTTTTTCAATGACAGGATGGCGTTTGGGTTATGTTGCGGCAAGGAAAGAGATAATAGATAAAATGGGGATTCTAGCTGCAAATATCTATACATGTCCTACCAGTTTTGCTCAAAAAGGAGCTTTAGCAGCATTTGACTCTTTTAATGAAGTAACCGAAATGATAAAACTATTCAAGAGAAGGAGAGATATTATGTTTTCAGAGCTTTCTAAAATAAATGGTATAGAAGTTTATAGGTCTCCTGGAGCATTTTATATGTTTCCTAATATGAAAAGAGTGGTAGAAAAAGTAGGGAATTCTAAAGAGTTAGCTATAAAATTGATAGAAGAAGCAGGTGTAATAACTATTCCAGGCGAAGTTTTTCCACTGAATGTTGGTAAAGACTTTCTACGGTTTAGCTTTGCAATAGACGAGGATAAAATTAAAGAAGGTGTTAGAAGGATTAAAGATGTAATAGAAAAAATAGTTGATGAGAAGAGCTAG
- a CDS encoding NAD(P)/FAD-dependent oxidoreductase — translation MESIAIIGGGVSGSYLAYMLSNSGYNVTLFDIKEKYFKPCGDVVPNVYKPKFEWEIKYYIKNFAFYLDGERIYDVNYRNPKWIVIDKAGWINSMRERVNQVITTTLDKSKFDLVIDAKGPYDMDRQVVYTTRALIETSEFNDEAILEFNTKFTGFFWIFPDEEGVLNVGAGFIENKNSKELLLNYMQSKFKEYKVLDIRGAPISIGGIKNKSLKIGEARGLVFPMSGEGIRPSAISAEIAYEAVTKGKNLNEYLSTNLNKIERRIEIQRKFLDLYMKSNINARKFLLRTFLKNDVLIDAFLEDKLDFEGIIESARGIRYGSIIR, via the coding sequence ATGGAAAGTATTGCCATTATAGGTGGAGGAGTAAGCGGTTCTTATTTAGCCTATATGCTTTCTAATTCTGGTTATAATGTTACACTATTTGATATTAAAGAAAAGTACTTTAAACCATGCGGAGACGTAGTTCCAAACGTCTATAAGCCTAAATTTGAATGGGAAATAAAATATTATATTAAAAATTTTGCATTTTATCTAGATGGGGAAAGGATATATGATGTTAACTATAGGAATCCAAAATGGATTGTAATAGACAAGGCAGGATGGATAAATTCTATGAGGGAAAGAGTGAACCAAGTGATAACTACAACTCTTGATAAATCTAAATTCGATCTTGTCATAGACGCTAAAGGGCCGTATGATATGGATAGACAAGTGGTCTACACTACTAGAGCATTAATTGAAACAAGCGAGTTTAACGATGAAGCGATACTAGAATTTAATACGAAGTTTACTGGATTTTTCTGGATATTTCCAGACGAGGAAGGAGTTCTAAACGTCGGTGCAGGATTTATAGAAAATAAAAATTCGAAAGAACTCCTATTAAATTACATGCAGAGTAAGTTTAAGGAATATAAAGTCCTGGATATTAGAGGAGCTCCGATATCGATAGGCGGTATTAAAAATAAGTCCTTAAAAATTGGTGAGGCTAGAGGCTTAGTTTTTCCTATGAGTGGAGAAGGTATAAGGCCTTCTGCAATTTCAGCCGAAATCGCATACGAGGCAGTAACAAAAGGGAAGAATCTTAATGAGTATTTGTCCACTAATTTAAATAAAATTGAGCGGAGAATTGAGATACAAAGGAAATTCTTAGATTTGTATATGAAGTCTAACATTAATGCTAGAAAGTTCCTGCTTAGGACGTTCCTTAAAAATGATGTATTAATAGATGCTTTCCTTGAGGATAAATTAGATTTTGAAGGGATTATAGAATCAGCTAGGGGTATAAGATATGGTTCAATTATACGTTGA